In a genomic window of uncultured Sphaerochaeta sp.:
- a CDS encoding carbohydrate ABC transporter permease, whose translation MSIQTQKKRTNMALVVFLAALALIFLTPILVVLVNSFKSKLFISNEPFSLPNADTFAGSENYISGSQKIKFLNAFGYSLFITVFAVIGISLVTSMLAWYLTRVKTKFTSFAYYLLVFSMIVPFQMVMFTMSKTANMLHLDNPIGIIVLYIGFGAGLGTFMFSGFIKSIPLSLEEAAMIDGAGPVKTFFLIVYPMLKSTAITVAILNTMWVWNDYLLPYLTIGTEYKTIPVAIQYLRGGYGAVDMGAMMAMLVLAMIPIILFYLSAQKYIIRGVVAGAVKG comes from the coding sequence ATGAGTATCCAAACCCAGAAGAAACGTACAAATATGGCTTTGGTGGTCTTCTTGGCTGCCCTGGCACTCATCTTTCTGACTCCTATTCTCGTGGTATTGGTCAACTCCTTCAAATCGAAGTTGTTCATCTCCAACGAACCCTTCTCGCTTCCCAATGCAGACACCTTTGCCGGAAGCGAAAACTATATCAGCGGCTCGCAGAAGATCAAATTCCTCAATGCATTCGGCTACTCGCTGTTCATCACCGTGTTTGCCGTCATCGGCATCTCCTTGGTGACGAGCATGCTTGCCTGGTACCTTACCAGGGTGAAAACAAAATTCACCAGTTTTGCCTACTACCTGTTGGTCTTCTCCATGATCGTCCCGTTCCAGATGGTCATGTTCACCATGAGCAAGACGGCAAACATGCTGCACTTGGACAATCCGATCGGCATCATCGTGCTGTACATCGGCTTTGGAGCCGGACTGGGAACCTTCATGTTCAGCGGGTTCATCAAGAGCATTCCCCTCAGCTTGGAAGAGGCTGCCATGATCGATGGGGCGGGGCCGGTGAAAACATTCTTTCTCATCGTCTATCCGATGCTCAAGAGCACTGCCATCACGGTGGCGATCCTGAACACCATGTGGGTGTGGAATGACTACTTGCTTCCCTATCTGACCATCGGTACCGAATACAAGACCATCCCCGTTGCAATCCAATACCTCAGGGGTGGATACGGGGCTGTGGATATGGGAGCAATGATGGCCATGCTGGTGCTGGCCATGATACCCATCATTCTCTTCTATCTCTCCGCCCAGAAGTACATCATCCGTGGTGTGGTGGCAGGGGCCGTGAAGGGCTGA
- a CDS encoding sugar ABC transporter permease, which translates to MQKSIQKYFALFALPGLLCFAIAFLVPMVMGVVLSFFKFSTVTDGTFIGLENYRRIFINDDFTSALWFTVQFTVVSVITINVGAFFLAMLLTREIKGTNLFRTIFFMPNLIGGIVLGWIWQVIINGVLLKSGVTIVSDPKYGFWGLVVLMNWQNIGYMMVIYIAGIQNIPHDLIEAAQIDGAGKFTMLKSVILPSIMPSITICSFLTLTNGFKLFDQNLALTAGDPGKQTEMLALNIFNTFYGRSGFEGVGQAKAVLFTVLVAIIALTQLRLTRSKEVEA; encoded by the coding sequence ATGCAGAAATCCATACAAAAATATTTTGCATTGTTCGCCTTGCCCGGTTTGCTTTGCTTCGCCATTGCATTCCTCGTACCGATGGTGATGGGCGTGGTGCTCTCATTCTTCAAGTTCAGCACCGTAACCGACGGAACATTCATCGGATTGGAAAACTACCGAAGGATTTTCATCAATGATGACTTCACCTCAGCATTGTGGTTTACCGTACAATTCACCGTTGTGTCGGTGATCACGATCAATGTGGGGGCTTTCTTCCTTGCCATGCTGCTGACCCGGGAAATCAAGGGAACCAATCTCTTTCGAACCATCTTCTTCATGCCGAACCTCATCGGAGGCATTGTCCTTGGCTGGATCTGGCAGGTCATCATCAACGGTGTATTGCTCAAAAGCGGCGTGACCATCGTCAGCGACCCCAAATATGGGTTCTGGGGCCTGGTTGTCCTGATGAACTGGCAGAACATCGGCTACATGATGGTCATCTACATTGCGGGTATCCAGAACATTCCCCATGACCTGATCGAGGCAGCCCAGATTGACGGGGCAGGGAAGTTCACCATGCTCAAGTCGGTCATTCTCCCTTCCATCATGCCTTCCATCACCATCTGTTCCTTCCTTACCCTTACCAACGGGTTCAAGCTCTTCGACCAGAACCTTGCACTCACCGCAGGCGATCCGGGGAAACAGACCGAGATGCTTGCACTCAACATCTTCAATACTTTCTACGGACGTTCCGGCTTTGAAGGGGTCGGACAGGCGAAAGCAGTACTCTTCACCGTCCTGGTTGCCATTATAGCCCTCACCCAGCTTCGGCTTACCCGCAGCAAGGAGGTGGAAGCATGA